A single window of Nicotiana tomentosiformis chromosome 1, ASM39032v3, whole genome shotgun sequence DNA harbors:
- the LOC138906647 gene encoding uncharacterized protein → MGRIESMFKQMMERNTDSDSQIVSYNTSIRNLEVQMGQTSQALNTRPKGALPSDMVVNLKGGNNTGHAMAVTTRSGRGGVASTSNLRKIVNDDVVVQEEDEPRNDENMNNEVRIDIDENIEETQDDVNPFREHVIDILDPVVPKAKAPFPRPPPPYPQRLAKQNNENQFKKFIDMMKSLSTNVPLVEALEQMPGYAKFMKDLVTKKRSMNCETIKMTYQVSAIVHSKAPNLEDPGAFTIPCTIDSANFAKALCDFGESIN, encoded by the coding sequence ATGGGACGGATAgaaagtatgttcaagcaaatgatggaaagaaaCACAGACTCCGATTCCCAAATAGTCTCCTACAATACTTCAATCCGCAACTTGGAAGTTCAAATGGGTCAAACTTCTCAAGCCTTGAATACTCGCCCtaaaggggcactaccaagtgatatggTAGTAAACTTGAAGGGTGGAAACAATACgggccatgctatggcggtgactacaagaagtggtagaggtggagttgctagtacctccAATCTAAGAAAAATCGTGAATGATGATGTGGTTGTGCAAGAAGAAGATGAGCCAAGAAATGATGAGAATATGAACAATGAAGTGAGGATAGACATTGATGAAAACATAGAGGAGACACAAGATGATGTGAACCCATttagggaacacgtgatagacatactGGATCCGGTAGTGCCCAAAGCCAAGGCTCCTTttccaaggcctcctccaccatatcctcaaAGACTCGccaagcaaaacaacgagaaccaattcaagaaattcattgatatgatgaaaagtttgtccacaaatgtgcctttggttgaagctctagaacaaatgccaggatatgccaagtttatgaaggacttggtaacaaagaagaggtcaatgaacTGTGAGACAATCAAAATGACAtatcaagtgagtgccattgtgcatTCCAAGGCTCCAAATCTAGAAGACcccggtgcctttacaattccatgcactattgATAGTGCCAATTTTGccaaagccttgtgtgattttGGAGAGAGCATTAATTAG